Proteins co-encoded in one Prunus persica cultivar Lovell chromosome G6, Prunus_persica_NCBIv2, whole genome shotgun sequence genomic window:
- the LOC18772581 gene encoding L-ascorbate oxidase homolog has translation MSSVMYMLLFCLSAGVISVVQGEDPYLYFTWNVTYGTISPLGVPQQGILINGQFPGPNINSTSNNNIVLNVFNNLDEPLLFTWSGVQQRKNSWQDGTLGTMCPIPPGQNYTYRFQVKDQIGSYFYYPITAMHRASGGFGGLRINSRLLIPVPYADPEDDYTVLIGDWYAKGHTALKKHLDSGRSMARPDGVIINGKSAKGDGKDEPLFTMKPGKTYKYRICNVGLKNSLNFRIQGHPMKLVEMEGSHTVQNTYESLDVHVGQCFSVLVTADKDPKDYYMVASTRFTKKVLTGKGIMRYENGNGPASPELPEAPVGWAWSLNQFRSFRWNLTASAARPNPQGSYHYGKINITRTLKIVNSATKVDGKLRYAINGVSHVDPETPLKLAEYYGVADKVFKYDTIQDDPPATVEDKVTLAPNVVNQTFRNFVEIIFENHEKSIQSWNLDGYSFFAVAIEPGRWAPEKRKNYNLLDGVSRHTIQVFPKSWAAIMLTFDNAGMWNVRSEQSERRYLGQQFYVSVLSPARSLRDEYNLPDNTLVCGIVKDLPKPPPYSAGA, from the exons ATGAGTTCCGTGATGTATATGCTGTTGTTCTGCCTCTCCGCCGGAGTAATATCGGTGGTCCAGGGTGAAGACCCTTACCTGTACTTCACATGGAATGTCACCTACGGAACCATCTCTCCCCTCGGAGTCCCCCAACAAGGAATTCTCATCAATGGCCAGTTTCCGGGACCCAACATCAACTCCaccagcaacaacaacatcgTGCTCAACGTCTTCAATAACCTTGATGAACCACTCCTTTTCACATG GAGCGGTGTCCAACAGAGGAAGAACTCATGGCAAGATGGAACCCTTGGAACCATGTGCCCCATCCCCCCTGGTCAGAACTACACCTACCGCTTCCAGGTCAAGGACCAGATTGGGAGCTACTTTTACTATCCCATCACTGCCATGCACAGGGCATCCGGTGGCTTCGGTGGCCTCCGCATCAACAGTCGTCTGCTGATCCCCGTTCCTTATGCTGATCCAGAGGATGACTACACTGTCCTCATCGGTGACTGGTACGCAAAAGGCCACACCGCTCTCAAGAAACACTTGGACAGCGGTCGCTCCATGGCAAGGCCTGACGGTGTCATCATCAACGGCAAATCAGCAAAGGGAGACGGCAAAGACGAGCCCCTCTTCACCATGAAGCCAGGCAAGACCTACAAGTACAGGATCTGCAACGTGGGGCTCAAGAACTCCCTCAACTTCAGGATCCAAGGCCACCCAATGAAGCTTGTTGAGATGGAGGGCTCCCACACCGTGCAGAACACCTACGAGTCGCTTGATGTGCACGTGGGACAATGCTTCTCGGTGCTTGTGACTGCCGACAAAGACCCCAAGGACTACTACATGGTGGCCTCCACCCGATTCACCAAGAAGGTGTTGACCGGCAAAGGCATCATGCGCTACGAAAATGGTAATGGCCCAGCGTCCCCCGAGCTCCCCGAGGCTCCTGTAGGATGGGCCTGGTCTCTCAACCAGTTCCGTTCCTTCCGCTGGAACCTCACTGCCAGTGCTGCCAGGCCTAACCCTCAGGGCTCTTACCACTACGGCAAGATCAACATCACCCGCACCCTGAAGATCGTCAACTCCGCCACCAAGGTCGATGGCAAGCTCCGCTATGCTATCAACGGAGTCTCCCACGTGGACCCCGAAACCCCACTCAAGCTGGCTGAGTACTATGGAGTTGCTGACAAGGTCTTCAAGTACGACACCATCCAGGATGATCCCCCCGCCACAGTTGAAGACAAGGTCACCTTGGCACCCAACGTTGTCAACCAGACCTTCCGTAACTTCGTGGAGATCATCTTTGAGAACCACGAGAAGAGCATTCAGTCGTGGAATTTGGATGGATACTCCTTCTTTGCGGTGGC CATTGAGCCCGGGAGGTGGGCcccagaaaagagaaagaactaCAACCTTTTGGACGGTGTGAGCAGACATACCATCCAGGTGTTCCCCAAATCCTGGGCTGCCATCATGTTGACCTTCGACAATGCTGGAATGTGGAATGTGAGGTCAGAACAATCCGAGAGGCGCTACCTTGGACAACAGTTCTACGTGAGTGTTCTCTCTCCAGCACGCTCCCTCAGGGACGAGTACAACCTGCCAGACAACACCCTCGTCTGCGGCATTGTCAAGGATTTGCCTAAGCCCCCTCCATACAGCGCCGGCGCCTAA
- the LOC18775122 gene encoding transcription factor Pur-alpha 1 isoform X1 yields the protein MEGNSGGVGGGGAVAGVGAGGATTVGGGAGGGGNDVELLCKTLQVEHKLFYFDLKENPRGRYLKISEKTSATRSTIIVPFSGISWFLDLFNYYVNSDDQDVFSKELQLDTKVFYFDIGENRRGRFLKVSEASVSRNRSTIIVPAGSARDEGWAAFRNILAEINEASRLFILPNQQQSSEPSERLVGLSDDVGAGFISGHSSQTAPTSELNVDRSAELPAQDEIGNMGVSKVIRADQKRFFFDLGSNNRGHFLRISEVAGSDRSSIILPLSGLKQFHEIVGHFVEITKDRIEGMTGANVRTVDSPQR from the exons ATGGAAGGGAATTCGGGTGGcgtaggaggaggaggagcagtAGCAGGAGTAGGAGCAGGAGGAGCAACGACAGTAGGAGGTGGAGCTGGAGGCGGAGGTAATGACGTGGAGCTTCTGTGTAAGACGCTGCAGGTTGAGCACAAGCTCTTCTACTTCGATCTCAAAGAGAACCCTCGCGGCCGCTATCTCAAAATTTCCGAGAAGACGTCAGCCACCAGGTCCACCATCATCGTTCCCTTCTCCGGTATCTCCTGGTTCCTCGATCTCTTCAATTACTATGTCAATTCAGACGATCAGGATGTCTTCAGCAAGGAATTGCAGCTAGACACCAAG GTCTTCTACTTTGACATTGGCGAGAACCGCAGGGGCCGTTTCTTGaag GTATCCGAAGCTTCTGTTAGTAGAAATCGCAGTACTATCATTGTTCCTGCAGGAAGCGCCCGGGATGAAGGGTGGGCAGCATTTAGAAACATTTTGGCAGAGATCAATGAAGCATCCAGACTTTTTATACTGCCCAATCAG CAGCAAAGTTCTGAACCTTCAGAGCGTCTTGTTGGGCTTTCAGATGATGTAGGCGCTGGCTTCATATCTGGCCACAGTAGTCAAACTGCTCCAACTTCTGAACTGAATGTTGACAGATCTGCAGAGTTGCCTGCACAGGATGAAATTGGTAACATGGGGGTATCTAAAGTGATCAGAGCTGATCAAAAAAGGTTCTTCTTTGATCTTGGGAGTAATAACAGGGGCCATTTCCTAAGAATATCCGAG GTTGCAGGTTCTGATCGCTCCTCCATAATTCTCCCGCTGTCAGGGCTCAAGCAGTTCCATGAAATAGTAGGTCACTTTGTGGAGATAACCAAAGACCGAATTGAAGGAATGACAGGTGCAAATGTTCGGACTGTGGATTCCCCCCAGAGGTAA
- the LOC18775122 gene encoding transcription factor Pur-alpha 1 isoform X2 encodes MEGNSGGVGGGGAVAGVGAGGATTVGGGAGGGGNDVELLCKTLQVEHKLFYFDLKENPRGRYLKISEKTSATRSTIIVPFSGISWFLDLFNYYVNSDDQDVFSKELQLDTKVFYFDIGENRRGRFLKVSEASVSRNRSTIIVPAGSARDEGWAAFRNILAEINEASRLFILPNQQSSEPSERLVGLSDDVGAGFISGHSSQTAPTSELNVDRSAELPAQDEIGNMGVSKVIRADQKRFFFDLGSNNRGHFLRISEVAGSDRSSIILPLSGLKQFHEIVGHFVEITKDRIEGMTGANVRTVDSPQR; translated from the exons ATGGAAGGGAATTCGGGTGGcgtaggaggaggaggagcagtAGCAGGAGTAGGAGCAGGAGGAGCAACGACAGTAGGAGGTGGAGCTGGAGGCGGAGGTAATGACGTGGAGCTTCTGTGTAAGACGCTGCAGGTTGAGCACAAGCTCTTCTACTTCGATCTCAAAGAGAACCCTCGCGGCCGCTATCTCAAAATTTCCGAGAAGACGTCAGCCACCAGGTCCACCATCATCGTTCCCTTCTCCGGTATCTCCTGGTTCCTCGATCTCTTCAATTACTATGTCAATTCAGACGATCAGGATGTCTTCAGCAAGGAATTGCAGCTAGACACCAAG GTCTTCTACTTTGACATTGGCGAGAACCGCAGGGGCCGTTTCTTGaag GTATCCGAAGCTTCTGTTAGTAGAAATCGCAGTACTATCATTGTTCCTGCAGGAAGCGCCCGGGATGAAGGGTGGGCAGCATTTAGAAACATTTTGGCAGAGATCAATGAAGCATCCAGACTTTTTATACTGCCCAATCAG CAAAGTTCTGAACCTTCAGAGCGTCTTGTTGGGCTTTCAGATGATGTAGGCGCTGGCTTCATATCTGGCCACAGTAGTCAAACTGCTCCAACTTCTGAACTGAATGTTGACAGATCTGCAGAGTTGCCTGCACAGGATGAAATTGGTAACATGGGGGTATCTAAAGTGATCAGAGCTGATCAAAAAAGGTTCTTCTTTGATCTTGGGAGTAATAACAGGGGCCATTTCCTAAGAATATCCGAG GTTGCAGGTTCTGATCGCTCCTCCATAATTCTCCCGCTGTCAGGGCTCAAGCAGTTCCATGAAATAGTAGGTCACTTTGTGGAGATAACCAAAGACCGAATTGAAGGAATGACAGGTGCAAATGTTCGGACTGTGGATTCCCCCCAGAGGTAA